The following are from one region of the Microbacterium paraoxydans genome:
- the xylB gene encoding xylulokinase, whose translation MIIAHDLGTTGNKASLHHDDGRLIAAVTVPYPAHFAAGGVAEQDPADWWHAVVTATRDLLARTGTAAAEVAGLVVSGQMMGAVLLDADGEPARPAIIWADTRAGAQQRELEAAVGAERAYGILGHRLNPTYSLEKIMWVRDNEPAVWQRVRRVCVAKDFIVLRLTGRLATDRSDASGTNAYDQVAGTWSPEILAAARLDPALFPEILESTQIAGPLTPAAAEALGLHTGVQVVMGGGDGPLAAVGSGVVAPEDGAYVCLGTSSWISFAADAPLHDPAMRTFTFDNVVPASFVPTATMQAGGASVQWIAEALSVDPAHPETGRLVAEAASDIDTDDLYFLPYLLGERSPLWDPDARGAFVGLARHHGRAHLVRAVLEGTAFNLLTCIQAFREAGATIDRIDAVGGGAQSDVYLAVLADVWGVPVRRRTIVEEANSLGAAVTGAVGLGLTDFSAARALSEVTAEFTPDPSRHAVYAERHARFTDAYAALAPWFAGRPR comes from the coding sequence ATGATCATCGCCCACGACCTCGGCACCACCGGGAACAAGGCGTCCCTGCACCACGACGACGGTCGCCTGATCGCCGCGGTCACCGTGCCGTACCCGGCCCACTTCGCGGCCGGCGGCGTCGCCGAGCAGGACCCGGCCGACTGGTGGCACGCGGTCGTCACGGCGACCCGCGACCTCCTCGCGCGCACCGGCACCGCCGCCGCCGAGGTCGCGGGCCTCGTGGTCAGCGGACAGATGATGGGCGCCGTGCTGCTCGACGCCGACGGCGAGCCCGCACGACCCGCGATCATCTGGGCGGACACCCGCGCCGGCGCCCAGCAGCGCGAGCTCGAGGCGGCGGTCGGCGCCGAGCGCGCCTACGGGATCCTCGGCCACCGCCTGAACCCCACCTACTCCCTCGAGAAGATCATGTGGGTGCGCGACAACGAACCCGCGGTGTGGCAGCGCGTGCGCCGGGTGTGCGTCGCCAAGGACTTCATCGTGCTGCGGCTGACCGGGCGGCTCGCCACGGACCGCTCGGACGCCTCGGGCACCAATGCGTACGACCAGGTCGCGGGCACGTGGTCGCCGGAGATCCTCGCGGCCGCGCGACTCGATCCCGCCCTCTTCCCCGAGATCCTGGAGTCGACGCAGATCGCGGGCCCGCTCACGCCCGCCGCGGCCGAGGCGCTCGGGCTGCACACCGGCGTCCAGGTCGTGATGGGCGGGGGCGACGGACCGCTCGCCGCGGTCGGCTCCGGCGTCGTGGCGCCGGAGGACGGCGCCTACGTGTGCCTCGGCACCTCCTCGTGGATCTCCTTCGCAGCGGACGCCCCGCTGCACGACCCCGCGATGCGCACCTTCACGTTCGACAACGTCGTGCCCGCGTCGTTCGTGCCGACCGCGACCATGCAGGCCGGCGGCGCCTCGGTGCAGTGGATCGCCGAAGCCCTCTCCGTCGACCCCGCGCACCCGGAGACGGGGCGCCTCGTCGCCGAGGCCGCGAGCGACATCGACACCGACGACCTCTACTTCCTCCCCTACCTGCTCGGCGAGCGCTCCCCGCTGTGGGACCCGGATGCGCGCGGGGCCTTCGTCGGTCTCGCCCGCCACCACGGGCGGGCCCACCTCGTGCGCGCGGTCCTGGAGGGGACGGCGTTCAACCTCCTCACCTGCATCCAGGCGTTCCGTGAGGCCGGCGCGACGATCGACCGCATCGACGCCGTCGGCGGCGGGGCGCAGAGCGACGTCTACCTCGCCGTCCTCGCCGACGTGTGGGGCGTGCCGGTGCGACGCCGCACGATCGTGGAGGAGGCGAACAGCCTCGGTGCCGCGGTCACGGGAGCCGTCGGCCTCGGCCTCACCGACTTCTCCGCCGCCCGCGCGCTCAGCGAGGTCACCGCCGAGTTCACGCCCGACCCGTCCCGGCATGCGGTCTACGCCGAGCGCCACGCCCGCTTCACCGACGCGTACGCTGCCCTCGCACCGTGGTTCGCCGGAAGGCCGCGCTGA
- a CDS encoding phosphoglycerate dehydrogenase: MVRRKAALMGVILVTSRSFSDGDLDLVGRAAQAGHRILRGPAHHDLDELRVLLHGADAWIAGTGPVTDAHLAAGPKLKVVARYGVGTEAVDLAAARDRGIPVTNTPGANADAVADHAVGLMLAALRTIPDGDRRVRTGDWSVRRGRELGAATVGIVGFGRIGQGVARRLSGFGPRLLASDPFLPADLVRDGGAEPVTLDDLFRTADVITLHAPGGQQLVDADRLSGMRPGTVLVNTARGDLVDELAVADALRDGILAGYAADTLDGDTAAHDSPLLAADLADRVIVTPHLGAQTTQAVDNMGALSLDDVIAVLRGADPAHLVPVPASAPEENR; the protein is encoded by the coding sequence GTGGTTCGCCGGAAGGCCGCGCTGATGGGCGTCATCCTCGTCACGAGCCGCTCCTTCTCGGACGGCGACCTCGACCTGGTCGGGCGCGCCGCGCAGGCCGGACACCGCATCCTCCGCGGCCCCGCCCACCACGACCTCGACGAGCTGCGCGTGCTGCTGCACGGCGCCGACGCCTGGATCGCCGGCACCGGACCGGTCACCGACGCGCACCTCGCCGCGGGCCCGAAGCTCAAGGTCGTGGCGCGCTACGGGGTCGGCACGGAGGCGGTGGACCTCGCGGCGGCGCGCGACCGTGGCATCCCGGTCACGAACACCCCCGGCGCGAACGCGGATGCGGTCGCCGACCACGCGGTCGGCCTCATGCTCGCCGCTCTGCGCACCATCCCGGACGGCGACCGCCGCGTGCGGACCGGCGACTGGAGCGTCCGCCGCGGGCGGGAGCTCGGCGCCGCGACCGTCGGCATCGTCGGCTTCGGGCGGATCGGCCAGGGGGTCGCGCGGCGACTGAGTGGATTCGGCCCGCGGCTGCTCGCCTCCGACCCGTTCCTGCCCGCCGACCTCGTGCGGGACGGCGGCGCCGAACCCGTCACCCTCGACGACCTGTTCCGCACCGCCGATGTGATCACCCTGCACGCCCCCGGCGGGCAGCAGCTCGTCGACGCCGACCGCCTCTCCGGGATGCGACCGGGGACCGTGCTCGTCAACACCGCCCGCGGCGACCTCGTGGACGAGCTGGCCGTGGCCGACGCGCTCCGCGACGGCATCCTCGCCGGGTACGCGGCCGACACGCTCGACGGCGACACCGCCGCGCACGACAGCCCCCTGCTCGCCGCGGACCTCGCCGACCGTGTCATCGTCACCCCGCACCTCGGCGCCCAGACCACCCAGGCCGTCGACAACATGGGGGCGCTGTCCCTCGACGACGTGATCGCGGTCCTCCGCGGCGCCGACCCCGCCCACCTCGTCCCCGTCCCCGCGTCCGCCCCCGAGGAGAACCGATGA
- a CDS encoding shikimate dehydrogenase family protein: MTTAATSAAPSATADYMGFVGVTTASSSIMKVFPLWADILGLPTRTLVGHDLPMDADPAQYRAMVEQIRDDPHHRGALVTTHKMNVYAAASDLFDELDPFAVSCAEISSIAKRGSTLSGRAKDPITVDLALRDFLPADHFARTGAEVVILGAGGSGTALSWALAEREDAPALITVTARTQDKLDHLREVHRQHGTPEGLLRYVVTETPEEADALVAAAPAGSVIANATGLGKDRPGSPLTDAVVFPEGAYVWEFNYRGSLEFLHQAEAQEDDRGLHVVDGWRYFIHGWSQVVADVFDLDLTPETVERLAEAAESVR, from the coding sequence ATGACCACCGCCGCGACGTCCGCCGCACCGTCCGCCACCGCCGACTACATGGGCTTCGTCGGCGTCACCACCGCCTCGTCGTCGATCATGAAGGTGTTCCCGCTGTGGGCCGACATCCTCGGCCTCCCCACCCGGACCCTCGTCGGTCACGACCTGCCGATGGATGCCGACCCCGCCCAGTACCGCGCGATGGTCGAGCAGATCCGCGACGACCCGCACCACCGCGGCGCGCTGGTCACCACGCACAAGATGAACGTGTACGCGGCGGCGTCCGACCTGTTCGACGAGCTCGACCCGTTCGCCGTGTCCTGCGCCGAGATCTCCAGCATCGCCAAGCGCGGGTCCACGCTGTCCGGCCGCGCGAAGGACCCGATCACGGTCGACCTGGCGCTGCGCGACTTCCTCCCCGCCGACCACTTCGCGCGCACCGGTGCCGAGGTCGTCATCCTGGGTGCGGGCGGATCGGGCACCGCGCTGAGCTGGGCCCTCGCCGAGCGGGAGGATGCCCCGGCCCTCATCACCGTCACCGCGCGCACGCAGGACAAGCTCGACCACCTCCGCGAGGTGCACCGCCAGCACGGCACCCCCGAGGGACTCCTCCGCTACGTCGTCACCGAGACGCCGGAGGAGGCCGACGCCCTGGTCGCCGCCGCGCCCGCGGGATCGGTCATCGCGAACGCCACCGGGCTCGGCAAGGACCGCCCCGGCTCCCCGCTGACCGACGCCGTCGTGTTCCCCGAGGGCGCGTACGTGTGGGAGTTCAACTACCGCGGCTCCCTGGAGTTCCTGCACCAGGCCGAAGCACAGGAGGACGACCGCGGCCTGCACGTGGTCGACGGCTGGCGGTACTTCATCCACGGCTGGTCGCAGGTCGTGGCGGACGTGTTCGACCTCGACCTCACGCCGGAGACCGTCGAGCGCCTCGCGGAGGCCGCGGAGTCGGTGCGCTGA
- a CDS encoding phosphotriesterase family protein, translating into MPAVRTVLGDLDPSRLGRVDYHEHLFQVSPLLVGDELDDEAASGEEAGLLRASGFEAMVDATPFGLRRDPAAVARISAATGLHVVATTGRHREAHYGPDHPMQVWGADRLAALFVSDLTRGMPADDTAVFETPDVPLAAGPDGQPVRAGMLKGGADYWRLSPFERTTLVAVAQAHRETGAPVMVHLEFGTAAHEVLDLLGAEGVPADRVVLAHADRDPDPGLHVALAERGAHLGYDGFARPRTRSDAELLALTVAVVERGAGDRILLGGDVARRTRYIAYGGMPGLAYLGDRYLPRLREAVGDDAVHRMLVTTPALFLTLRP; encoded by the coding sequence ATGCCCGCCGTGCGGACCGTCCTCGGCGACCTCGACCCGTCGCGGCTCGGTCGCGTGGACTACCACGAGCACCTCTTCCAGGTGTCGCCGCTGCTGGTCGGGGACGAGCTCGACGACGAGGCCGCGTCCGGCGAGGAGGCCGGTCTGCTGCGGGCGAGCGGCTTCGAGGCCATGGTCGACGCCACCCCGTTCGGCCTCCGTCGGGACCCGGCCGCCGTCGCCCGCATCAGCGCCGCGACCGGACTGCACGTGGTCGCCACGACGGGTCGGCACCGTGAGGCCCACTACGGCCCCGACCACCCGATGCAGGTGTGGGGCGCGGACCGCCTCGCCGCCCTGTTCGTGTCCGACCTCACGCGGGGGATGCCGGCGGACGACACCGCGGTGTTCGAGACGCCCGACGTGCCTCTCGCCGCGGGTCCCGATGGGCAGCCCGTCCGCGCCGGCATGCTCAAGGGCGGGGCCGACTACTGGCGTCTCAGTCCGTTCGAGCGGACGACCCTCGTCGCCGTCGCTCAGGCGCACCGAGAGACCGGAGCCCCCGTCATGGTGCATCTGGAGTTCGGCACCGCGGCCCACGAGGTCCTCGACCTGCTGGGGGCCGAGGGGGTGCCGGCGGATCGCGTCGTGCTGGCCCACGCCGACCGCGACCCCGACCCCGGTCTGCACGTCGCGTTGGCCGAGCGCGGTGCCCACCTCGGGTACGACGGCTTCGCCCGCCCGCGCACCCGCTCCGACGCAGAGCTGCTGGCCCTCACGGTCGCCGTGGTGGAGCGCGGCGCCGGTGACCGGATCCTGCTCGGGGGCGACGTCGCCCGCCGCACCCGATACATCGCGTACGGCGGCATGCCGGGTCTCGCCTACCTGGGCGACCGCTACCTTCCGCGGCTCCGCGAGGCCGTGGGAGACGACGCCGTGCACCGCATGCTCGTGACGACGCCGGCGCTGTTCCTGACCCTCCGCCCCTGA
- a CDS encoding putative quinol monooxygenase, producing MPEPTVLHAVFTAQPGAADRVAALLRDFAEVVRAEEGNMVFDAHRLVDDPDRFFVYEVYRDEDAFQAHLHAPAGIPFNAALQELIVEPTSILTFLRPL from the coding sequence ATGCCCGAACCCACCGTCCTCCACGCCGTCTTCACCGCGCAGCCGGGAGCCGCCGACCGGGTCGCCGCGCTGCTGCGGGACTTCGCCGAGGTGGTCCGCGCCGAGGAGGGCAACATGGTCTTCGACGCCCACCGCCTCGTCGACGACCCTGACCGCTTCTTCGTGTACGAGGTCTACCGCGACGAGGACGCCTTCCAGGCCCACCTGCACGCACCCGCCGGCATCCCCTTCAACGCTGCCCTGCAGGAGCTCATCGTCGAGCCCACCTCGATCCTGACCTTCCTCCGCCCCCTCTGA
- a CDS encoding ABC transporter substrate-binding protein: protein MKFGKKTAFAALVAASALVFAGCAGGGDVIEEGSGSDTGSGDGEMYIAMVSKGFQHQFWQAVKKGAEEKAQELGVKITFEGPAAETEIAQQLEMLTAAIDKNPDAIAYAALDPEACVAPLEQAKSKDIPVVYFDAPCNGDVGLSLSATDSKVAGALAAEHMAELIGGEGEVAIVGHSQINSTGVERRDGFVEKIEADYPDIEIVDIQYGDGDHLKSADIAKTLIAAHPDLKGIYGTNEGSAIGVVNAVNELGLEKGKITIVGFDSGAAQINAIKDGTMAGAITQDPIGIGAQVVQAAYDAANGDDVEEFYDTGSYWYDKNNIEDDKIAAVLYE from the coding sequence ATGAAATTCGGCAAGAAGACCGCATTCGCGGCACTCGTGGCCGCATCCGCGCTCGTGTTCGCCGGCTGTGCCGGCGGCGGCGACGTGATCGAAGAGGGCTCGGGCAGCGACACCGGCAGCGGCGACGGCGAGATGTACATCGCCATGGTCTCGAAGGGCTTCCAGCACCAGTTCTGGCAGGCCGTCAAGAAGGGCGCCGAGGAGAAGGCCCAGGAGCTGGGCGTCAAGATCACCTTCGAGGGCCCGGCCGCCGAGACCGAGATCGCGCAGCAGCTCGAGATGCTGACCGCCGCGATCGACAAGAACCCGGACGCCATCGCCTACGCCGCCCTCGACCCCGAGGCGTGCGTCGCCCCGCTCGAGCAGGCGAAGTCGAAGGACATCCCCGTCGTCTACTTCGACGCCCCGTGCAACGGCGACGTCGGACTCAGCCTCTCCGCGACGGACAGCAAGGTCGCCGGCGCGCTGGCGGCCGAGCACATGGCCGAGCTGATCGGCGGCGAGGGCGAGGTCGCCATCGTCGGCCACTCGCAGATCAACTCGACGGGTGTCGAGCGTCGCGACGGCTTCGTCGAGAAGATCGAGGCGGACTACCCCGACATCGAGATCGTCGACATCCAGTACGGTGACGGCGACCACCTGAAGTCGGCCGACATCGCCAAGACGCTCATCGCGGCCCACCCCGACCTCAAGGGCATCTACGGCACCAACGAGGGTTCGGCCATCGGCGTCGTGAACGCCGTGAACGAGCTCGGCCTCGAGAAGGGCAAGATCACCATCGTCGGCTTCGACTCCGGTGCGGCCCAGATCAACGCCATCAAGGACGGCACCATGGCCGGCGCCATCACGCAGGACCCGATCGGCATCGGCGCCCAGGTCGTGCAGGCGGCCTACGACGCGGCCAACGGGGACGACGTCGAGGAGTTCTACGACACCGGTTCCTACTGGTACGACAAGAACAACATCGAGGACGACAAGATCGCCGCGGTCCTCTACGAGTGA
- a CDS encoding ABC transporter permease, protein MSTPQQSGSSTTTIIQTAVNEDTDKRDVAGFLKRQFQQSLAFGTLIVLVIFFSIASPNFFTFSNIATVLLSTAVIGILALGTTFVIITGGIDLSIGTGMALCAVMTGVLITNMGLPVWVGVLGGIATGVLMGLVNGVNITFLRLPPFIATLAMMMIAGGLALVISNVAPIYFSTSAPDFKKIALGVLIPGIPNAVLITAALAIVAWLVLSKTLLGRYTFAIGSNEEATRLSGVNTRRWTILIYMFAGAFTGIAGIVIAARLDSAQPQIGTGYELQAIAAVIIGGTSLLGGRGSILGTVIGALIMSVLVNGLRIMSIQPEWQNIVVGVVVLLAVFLDSLRNRQRT, encoded by the coding sequence ATGAGCACCCCACAGCAGTCCGGATCGTCGACGACGACGATCATCCAGACGGCCGTCAACGAGGACACCGACAAGCGCGACGTCGCCGGGTTCCTCAAGCGGCAGTTCCAGCAGTCGCTCGCGTTCGGCACCCTGATCGTCCTGGTCATCTTCTTCTCGATCGCCAGCCCGAACTTCTTCACCTTCAGCAACATCGCCACCGTGCTGCTGTCGACCGCGGTCATCGGCATCCTCGCCCTCGGCACGACGTTCGTCATCATCACGGGCGGCATCGATCTGTCGATCGGCACCGGCATGGCGCTCTGCGCCGTGATGACGGGTGTCCTCATCACCAACATGGGCCTGCCCGTGTGGGTCGGTGTGCTCGGCGGCATCGCGACCGGTGTGCTCATGGGCCTGGTGAACGGCGTCAACATCACGTTCCTGCGGCTGCCTCCGTTCATCGCGACGCTGGCCATGATGATGATCGCCGGCGGCCTCGCCCTCGTCATCTCGAACGTCGCGCCGATCTACTTCTCGACTTCGGCTCCCGACTTCAAGAAGATCGCGCTCGGCGTGCTCATCCCCGGCATCCCGAACGCCGTGCTCATCACCGCGGCCCTCGCGATCGTCGCCTGGCTCGTGCTGTCGAAGACGCTGCTCGGCCGCTACACGTTCGCGATCGGATCGAACGAGGAGGCCACGCGCCTCTCCGGCGTCAACACCCGTCGCTGGACGATCCTCATCTACATGTTCGCCGGCGCTTTCACCGGCATCGCGGGCATCGTGATCGCCGCCCGCCTCGACTCGGCCCAGCCGCAGATCGGCACCGGCTACGAGCTGCAGGCCATCGCGGCCGTGATCATCGGCGGCACCTCGCTGCTCGGCGGCCGCGGCTCGATCCTCGGCACCGTGATCGGCGCGCTCATCATGAGCGTCCTCGTCAACGGCCTACGCATCATGTCGATCCAGCCCGAATGGCAGAACATCGTCGTCGGCGTCGTCGTCCTGCTGGCCGTCTTCCTCGACTCGCTGCGCAACCGCCAGCGGACCTGA
- a CDS encoding sugar ABC transporter ATP-binding protein has translation MSGPILRVEGISKGFPGVQALKDVHLEVRAGEVLVLVGENGAGKSTLMKILSGIYTKDEGTITFEGQEVELTSPLQAQELGITIIHQELNLMPDLTVAQNIYVGREPTTGPFLSERKLNRQTAELLQRLDIHLDPRQRVGELTVAEQQMVEIAKALSFNAKVLIMDEPTSALTDSEVETLFVLIEQLKARGTGIVYISHRMDELRRLADRVTVLRDGTYIGSLDKSEITIPTIIEMMVGRVIDEGTRPQAREHLNDPIVLDVQGLSTRKLLKDVSFQLHKGEILGFAGLMGAGRTETARAVIGADHRDGGTITIGGRTVRIAQPADAVKHGVGYLSEDRKLLGLMLEQDVTFNTVLASLGSYANGIGWMGDSKAKNRTKEYVQQLRVKTPSVNQVVKLLSGGNQQKVVIARWLMRDCDILIFDEPTRGIDVGAKEEIYRLMQQLADAGKSIIVISSELPEILRVANRIAVFANGRITGTLRNEEASQEKIMQLAAHGEED, from the coding sequence ATGAGTGGACCCATCCTGAGGGTCGAGGGGATCAGCAAGGGATTCCCCGGTGTCCAGGCGCTGAAGGACGTGCATCTCGAGGTGCGCGCCGGCGAGGTGCTCGTGCTCGTGGGTGAGAACGGTGCCGGCAAGTCCACCCTGATGAAGATCCTCTCCGGGATCTACACCAAGGACGAGGGCACGATCACGTTCGAGGGGCAGGAGGTCGAGCTCACCAGCCCGCTGCAGGCGCAGGAGCTGGGGATCACGATCATCCACCAGGAGCTCAACCTGATGCCCGACCTCACGGTCGCGCAGAACATCTACGTCGGCCGCGAGCCCACGACGGGCCCGTTCCTGTCGGAGCGGAAGCTCAACCGGCAGACGGCCGAGCTGCTGCAGCGCCTGGACATCCACCTCGACCCCCGCCAGCGCGTGGGCGAGCTGACGGTGGCCGAGCAGCAGATGGTCGAGATCGCCAAGGCGCTGTCCTTCAACGCCAAGGTCCTCATCATGGACGAGCCGACGTCGGCCCTCACCGACAGCGAGGTCGAGACCCTCTTCGTCCTCATCGAGCAGCTCAAGGCCCGCGGCACCGGCATCGTGTACATCTCGCACCGGATGGACGAGCTGCGCCGCCTGGCGGACCGGGTGACCGTCCTCCGCGACGGCACATACATCGGATCACTCGACAAGTCCGAGATCACGATCCCGACGATCATCGAGATGATGGTCGGCCGCGTGATCGACGAGGGCACCCGCCCGCAGGCCCGGGAGCACCTCAACGACCCGATCGTGCTCGACGTGCAGGGGCTGTCCACGCGGAAGCTCCTCAAGGACGTGTCGTTCCAGCTCCACAAGGGCGAGATCCTCGGATTCGCCGGCCTCATGGGCGCCGGCCGCACCGAGACCGCCCGTGCCGTCATCGGCGCGGACCACCGCGACGGCGGCACGATCACGATCGGCGGGCGCACGGTCCGCATCGCGCAGCCCGCGGACGCGGTCAAGCACGGCGTCGGCTACCTCTCCGAGGACCGCAAGCTGCTCGGCCTCATGCTCGAGCAGGACGTCACCTTCAACACCGTGCTCGCGTCGCTCGGCTCCTACGCCAACGGCATCGGGTGGATGGGCGACAGCAAGGCCAAGAACCGCACCAAGGAGTACGTTCAGCAGCTGCGGGTGAAGACCCCCTCGGTCAACCAGGTCGTCAAGCTCCTCTCCGGAGGGAACCAGCAGAAGGTCGTCATCGCCCGGTGGCTGATGCGCGACTGCGACATCCTCATCTTCGACGAGCCGACGCGAGGCATCGACGTCGGCGCGAAGGAGGAGATCTACCGCCTCATGCAGCAGCTCGCCGACGCGGGCAAGTCCATCATCGTCATCTCGTCCGAGCTCCCCGAGATCCTCCGGGTCGCGAACCGCATCGCCGTGTTCGCGAACGGCCGCATCACCGGGACGCTCCGCAACGAGGAAGCCAGCCAGGAGAAGATCATGCAACTCGCAGCCCACGGGGAGGAAGACTGA
- a CDS encoding sugar phosphate isomerase/epimerase family protein — MNIGCHGLVWTGTFDADGIRLAVEKTKQAGFDLIEFPLMDPFSFDVAAAQAALAEHGLAVSASLGLSDETDITSGDPAVVAAGEALLLRAVDVLAELGGTHFCGVIYSAMKKYMDPVTPEGLASSRRTIARVADHAAERGVSVSLEVVNRYETNVLNTARQALAYLGEVDRPNLGIHLDTYHMNIEESDMFAPVLDAAPALRYVHIGESHRGYLGTGTVDFDTFFKALGRIGYDGPIVFESFSSAVVAPDLSRMLGIWRNLWTDNDELGAHANAYIRDKIVAVDSIRLH; from the coding sequence ATGAACATCGGCTGCCACGGACTCGTCTGGACGGGGACCTTCGACGCGGACGGCATCCGGCTCGCGGTCGAGAAGACGAAGCAGGCGGGCTTCGACCTCATCGAGTTCCCGCTCATGGACCCGTTCTCGTTCGACGTCGCCGCCGCCCAGGCCGCCCTCGCGGAGCACGGACTCGCGGTCAGCGCCTCGCTCGGGCTCTCCGACGAGACCGACATCACCAGCGGCGACCCCGCCGTGGTCGCCGCGGGCGAGGCGCTCCTGCTCCGCGCGGTCGACGTGCTCGCCGAGCTCGGCGGTACGCACTTCTGCGGGGTGATCTACAGCGCCATGAAGAAGTACATGGATCCGGTGACGCCGGAGGGTCTGGCATCGAGTCGTCGCACCATCGCGCGGGTCGCCGACCACGCCGCCGAGCGGGGAGTCTCCGTCTCGCTCGAGGTCGTGAACCGCTACGAGACCAACGTGCTGAACACCGCACGCCAGGCGCTGGCGTACCTCGGCGAGGTCGACCGCCCGAACCTCGGCATCCACCTGGACACGTACCACATGAACATCGAGGAGTCGGATATGTTCGCGCCGGTGCTCGATGCGGCTCCCGCCCTGCGGTACGTGCACATCGGCGAGAGCCACCGCGGCTATCTCGGCACCGGGACGGTCGACTTCGACACGTTCTTCAAGGCGCTCGGGCGCATCGGCTACGACGGCCCCATCGTGTTCGAGTCGTTCTCCTCGGCCGTGGTCGCGCCCGACCTCAGCCGCATGCTCGGCATCTGGCGCAACCTCTGGACCGACAACGACGAGCTGGGTGCGCACGCGAACGCCTACATCCGCGACAAGATCGTCGCCGTCGATTCGATCCGCCTCCACTGA
- a CDS encoding LacI family DNA-binding transcriptional regulator, which yields MPASVKDVAALAGVSASTVSNYLNHPHVLGAASRERVRAAIAELGFVPNESARQLRAGSSKALALILLDAWLPYFNDLSRGVDDVAREGGWSLFFSDSARDAAREEQNIDMFEAHRVQGIVIYPRGDVVPRLEQLATRGIRSVVVGPIRDSPSVAAVTFDDRGGGRLAGEHLLSLGRRRILFLGAPTVSQSNDRLAGLRDAVAGTDARVSVLDVEHLTTQDGLRAGAHLADLPAEERPDAVFAANDGVALGVLTQLLRHGIRVPEEIALVGFDDIAAAHQGVVPLTSVRQPGYEIGRAAGAALLQLLADPTAAPPAPTPFPAELIVRESTVGR from the coding sequence ATGCCCGCGAGCGTGAAGGATGTCGCGGCTCTCGCGGGGGTCTCGGCGTCGACCGTGTCGAACTACCTGAACCACCCGCACGTCCTCGGCGCCGCCAGCCGGGAGCGCGTGCGCGCCGCGATCGCCGAGCTCGGCTTCGTGCCGAACGAGTCGGCCCGCCAGCTCCGCGCCGGCTCGAGCAAAGCCCTCGCCCTCATCCTCCTCGACGCCTGGCTGCCGTACTTCAACGACCTCTCCCGCGGCGTCGACGACGTGGCCCGCGAGGGCGGCTGGTCGCTCTTCTTCAGCGACAGCGCCCGCGATGCCGCCCGCGAGGAGCAGAACATCGACATGTTCGAGGCCCACCGGGTGCAGGGCATCGTCATCTACCCGCGCGGCGATGTCGTGCCACGGCTGGAACAGCTCGCGACTCGCGGGATCCGCTCGGTGGTCGTCGGCCCCATCCGGGATTCGCCCTCCGTCGCCGCGGTCACCTTCGACGACCGCGGCGGCGGACGGCTGGCCGGGGAGCACCTGCTCTCCCTCGGCCGTCGCCGCATCCTGTTCCTCGGAGCCCCGACGGTGAGCCAGTCGAACGATCGTCTCGCCGGGCTGCGCGACGCGGTGGCGGGGACCGACGCCCGCGTCTCCGTCCTCGACGTCGAACACCTCACGACCCAAGACGGCCTCCGGGCCGGGGCGCACCTGGCGGACCTCCCGGCGGAAGAGCGACCAGACGCGGTCTTCGCCGCGAACGACGGGGTGGCCCTCGGTGTACTCACGCAGCTGCTCCGCCACGGCATCCGCGTGCCGGAGGAGATCGCCCTCGTCGGGTTCGACGACATCGCCGCCGCGCACCAGGGCGTGGTGCCGCTGACGAGCGTCCGCCAGCCCGGCTACGAGATCGGCCGCGCCGCCGGGGCCGCGCTGCTGCAGCTCCTCGCCGATCCGACCGCCGCGCCTCCGGCGCCCACGCCGTTCCCCGCCGAGCTCATCGTGCGGGAGTCGACCGTGGGGCGGTGA
- a CDS encoding RbsD/FucU family protein, giving the protein MLEGIHPLLTGELLLHLDRMGHSDAVVVADAHFPAWGLGARVVDLPGTTTPEVVAAIRSVLPLDDAPGIDLMTSADGEVLDVQRELMAAAGTELDTTRFVERFAYYEVAKEAYLMVRTGETRKYGNALLRKGVVGHPSA; this is encoded by the coding sequence GTGCTCGAAGGAATCCACCCGCTGCTGACCGGGGAGCTGCTGCTGCATCTCGACCGGATGGGGCACTCCGACGCCGTGGTCGTCGCCGACGCGCACTTCCCGGCCTGGGGCCTCGGGGCGCGCGTGGTCGATCTTCCCGGCACCACGACACCCGAGGTCGTCGCGGCCATCCGCAGCGTACTGCCGCTCGACGACGCGCCCGGGATCGACCTGATGACCTCGGCCGACGGCGAGGTGCTGGACGTGCAGCGCGAACTGATGGCCGCCGCCGGCACGGAGCTCGACACCACGCGTTTCGTCGAGCGCTTCGCGTACTACGAGGTCGCGAAGGAGGCCTACCTCATGGTGCGCACGGGAGAGACGCGCAAGTACGGCAACGCACTGCTCCGGAAGGGCGTGGTCGGCCACCCCTCGGCCTGA